The Mycolicibacterium flavescens genome has a segment encoding these proteins:
- a CDS encoding membrane flanked domain-containing protein: MTEVVEFLDPANKPSRKAPLVWAIGAAFPWSFAVLGQLVWFAVDPRPWWVHALAALGTLLGIVTFVVVVPWWRYRVHRWDIDPRAVYTRTGWWTQERRIAPISRVQTVDTERGPLDRLFGLANVTVTTASSAGAVRIVALDTDVADTVVARLTDIAALGTEDAT; encoded by the coding sequence ATGACCGAAGTCGTGGAATTCTTGGACCCCGCGAACAAGCCGAGCCGCAAGGCGCCACTGGTGTGGGCGATCGGGGCGGCGTTCCCGTGGTCGTTCGCGGTGCTCGGACAACTGGTGTGGTTCGCGGTGGACCCGCGGCCCTGGTGGGTGCATGCGCTCGCGGCGCTGGGCACGCTGCTCGGCATCGTGACGTTCGTCGTCGTCGTTCCGTGGTGGCGGTACCGGGTGCACCGGTGGGACATCGATCCGCGGGCGGTGTACACCCGCACCGGTTGGTGGACCCAGGAGCGCCGCATCGCGCCGATCTCGCGCGTGCAGACCGTCGACACCGAACGCGGTCCGCTGGACCGGTTGTTCGGGCTCGCGAATGTGACGGTGACGACGGCGTCGTCGGCGGGCGCAGTCCGCATCGTTGCGCTGGACACCGACGTGGCCGACACGGTCGTCGCCCGTCTCACCGACATCGCCGCGCTGGGAACCGAGGACGCGACGTGA
- the acr1_7 gene encoding dehydrogenase of uncharacterised specificity, short-chain alcohol dehydrogenase like protein yields the protein MGSKWTVADMPDQSGRTAIVTGANSGLGYDTAAALAGAGAAVVLAVRNLDKGKEAVDRINKSSPDAVVSLQELDLSSLDSVRRAADELRAAHPRIDLLINNAGVMYLPSRETTKDGFEMQFGTNHLGHFALTGLLLDNLRSVDGSRIVTVSSVGHRIMARIRFEDPHFETGYNRVQAYGQSKLANLLFTYELQRRLAADGAPTIAAAAHPGFSDTELMRYLPVFVPDIVWKIFTQPADKGALPTLRAATDPGVQGGQYYGPDGIGEVKGHPKLVASSAQSHDEDIQRRLWTMSEELTGVTYPV from the coding sequence ATGGGCAGCAAATGGACCGTGGCCGACATGCCGGACCAGTCCGGGCGGACGGCGATCGTGACAGGCGCCAACAGCGGGCTCGGTTATGACACCGCGGCCGCCCTGGCAGGCGCGGGCGCTGCGGTGGTGCTTGCGGTGCGCAACCTCGACAAAGGCAAGGAAGCGGTCGACCGCATCAACAAGTCGAGTCCCGACGCCGTGGTCAGCCTGCAGGAACTCGACCTCTCCTCGCTGGACAGCGTCCGCAGGGCCGCCGACGAGCTGCGCGCCGCACACCCGCGCATCGATCTGCTGATCAACAACGCAGGCGTGATGTACCTGCCGAGCCGCGAGACCACCAAAGACGGTTTCGAGATGCAGTTCGGCACCAACCACCTCGGCCACTTCGCGTTGACGGGCCTGCTGCTCGACAACCTGCGCAGCGTCGACGGGTCGCGCATTGTGACGGTCAGCAGCGTCGGCCACCGGATCATGGCTCGAATCCGCTTCGAGGACCCGCACTTCGAGACCGGATACAACCGGGTTCAAGCCTATGGACAGTCCAAGCTGGCCAACCTGCTGTTCACCTACGAACTGCAGCGGCGTCTGGCAGCCGACGGCGCGCCGACCATCGCGGCCGCTGCCCATCCCGGCTTCTCGGACACCGAATTGATGCGCTACCTACCGGTTTTCGTTCCGGACATCGTGTGGAAGATCTTCACCCAACCCGCGGACAAGGGTGCGCTGCCCACGCTTCGCGCCGCCACCGACCCGGGCGTGCAGGGCGGGCAGTACTACGGCCCCGACGGTATCGGCGAGGTGAAGGGTCATCCGAAACTCGTTGCCTCGAGCGCACAATCGCACGACGAAGACATACAGCGCCGGTTGTGGACCATGTCCGAGGAACTGACCGGCGTCACGTACCCCGTCTGA
- the moeA_2 gene encoding molybdenum cofactor synthesis domain-containing protein yields the protein MRTVEEHQRVVAALITARPAVSVPIADALGLVLAEDVVAPMSLPGFDNSAMDGYAVVVDDVASATPENPVRLPVAEDIPAGRTELLTLNPGAAHRIMTGAMLPTGATAVVPVEATNAATDTVEIRAAARDGQHIRRAGEDVTAGTAVLRAGQLVTPAALGLAAALGLAELTVIPRQRVLVMSTGTELVAPGTPLAPGQIYESNAVMLAAALRDAGADVVASPMTGDDVESFRAALAEHTGDADLIITTGGVSAGAYEVVKDALGAPTPATSGHGGSVDFVKVAMQPGMPQGCGVITTAASPASPRRNIPIVTLPGNPVSALVSFEVFLRAPLRAAMGLPNPARPRRDAVLTENLTSPRGKRQFRRGVLDAAAGTVTSYGPPASHHLRWLASANCLLEIAEDVDALSAGSTVQVWDLS from the coding sequence ATGCGGACCGTCGAAGAGCATCAGCGCGTCGTCGCCGCGTTGATCACCGCCCGTCCAGCGGTCAGCGTTCCCATCGCCGACGCGCTGGGCTTGGTGCTGGCCGAGGACGTCGTCGCGCCGATGTCGCTGCCCGGCTTCGACAACTCTGCGATGGACGGCTACGCCGTCGTGGTCGACGACGTCGCTTCGGCCACGCCCGAGAACCCGGTCCGGTTGCCCGTCGCCGAGGATATCCCCGCCGGCCGTACTGAACTTCTGACGCTGAACCCCGGTGCGGCGCACCGGATCATGACCGGAGCGATGCTTCCCACCGGCGCGACGGCGGTGGTGCCGGTGGAGGCGACGAACGCGGCGACCGACACCGTGGAGATCCGCGCAGCCGCCAGAGACGGCCAGCACATCCGGCGCGCCGGTGAGGACGTCACGGCCGGTACTGCCGTGCTGCGCGCGGGCCAGCTCGTCACACCGGCCGCGCTCGGGTTGGCCGCCGCACTGGGTCTTGCCGAGTTGACGGTGATACCGCGCCAGCGTGTGCTGGTGATGTCGACCGGCACCGAGCTCGTCGCACCCGGCACACCCCTGGCACCCGGTCAGATCTACGAATCGAACGCGGTGATGCTCGCCGCGGCGCTGCGCGACGCCGGCGCCGACGTGGTGGCCTCCCCCATGACCGGCGACGACGTCGAATCGTTCCGCGCCGCCCTTGCGGAGCACACCGGTGACGCCGACCTGATCATCACGACGGGTGGGGTGAGCGCGGGCGCGTACGAGGTCGTCAAGGATGCGCTCGGAGCTCCGACGCCTGCGACATCGGGCCACGGCGGGTCGGTGGACTTCGTCAAGGTCGCGATGCAACCGGGCATGCCGCAGGGCTGCGGCGTCATCACCACCGCGGCTTCGCCCGCATCACCGCGGCGGAACATCCCGATCGTCACGCTGCCCGGCAACCCGGTCAGCGCGCTGGTCTCTTTCGAGGTGTTCCTGCGCGCGCCGCTACGCGCCGCGATGGGGCTGCCGAACCCCGCCCGGCCGCGCCGGGACGCCGTGCTGACCGAGAACCTCACCTCGCCGCGCGGAAAACGCCAGTTCCGTCGCGGCGTGCTCGACGCGGCCGCCGGGACGGTGACCAGCTACGGACCGCCGGCCTCACACCACCTGCGGTGGCTGGCCTCGGCGAACTGTCTGCTCGAGATCGCCGAGGATGTCGACGCCCTCTCGGCCGGGTCGACGGTCCAGGTGTGGGACCTGAGCTGA
- a CDS encoding phosphatidylserine decarboxylase precursor-related protein, which translates to MARRPDLKSGPARLLALARTTIPPMHPAGLPFVGASLTLAALGRRNPWLRGAGLVSAAANAAFFRHPPRVPPTRPGLVVAPADGLICLIEEAAPPAELGLPPTPLPRISIFLSVFDAHVQRAPVSGAVVAVEHRPGLFGSAELEAASEDNERNSVLIRTAGGVEVIAVQIAGLVARRIVCEAKVGDELAIGETYGLIRYGSRLDTYLPAGSRILVTVGQRALAGETVLAELESDVAGRMAPA; encoded by the coding sequence ATGGCCAGACGCCCCGACCTGAAATCCGGCCCCGCGCGGCTCTTGGCGCTGGCCCGTACCACGATCCCCCCGATGCATCCGGCGGGGCTGCCGTTCGTCGGCGCGAGCCTGACGCTGGCCGCGCTCGGGCGCCGGAACCCGTGGCTGCGCGGTGCCGGGCTGGTATCGGCCGCCGCCAACGCCGCGTTCTTCCGCCACCCGCCGCGCGTACCGCCCACCCGGCCCGGTCTGGTCGTCGCCCCCGCCGACGGCTTGATCTGCCTGATCGAGGAGGCTGCGCCACCGGCCGAACTCGGTTTGCCCCCAACACCATTGCCCCGCATCAGCATCTTCCTGTCGGTGTTCGACGCGCATGTGCAGCGCGCCCCGGTCAGCGGTGCGGTCGTCGCGGTCGAGCACCGGCCGGGCTTGTTCGGCTCGGCCGAACTGGAAGCGGCCAGCGAGGACAACGAGCGCAACAGCGTGCTGATCCGCACCGCGGGCGGCGTCGAGGTGATCGCCGTACAGATCGCCGGCCTGGTGGCGCGGCGCATCGTGTGCGAGGCCAAGGTGGGCGACGAACTGGCGATCGGCGAGACCTACGGGCTGATCCGCTACGGCTCGCGGTTGGACACGTACCTGCCCGCCGGATCGCGCATCCTGGTGACGGTGGGACAGCGCGCGCTGGCGGGTGAGACGGTGTTGGCCGAACTAGAGTCCGATGTCGCCGGCCGGATGGCTCCGGCATGA
- a CDS encoding CDP-diacylglycerol--serine O-phosphatidyltransferase translates to MIRPRIKRSVVSLRILPSAMTVAAICLGLSAVKMALDDRPTEAMAFLAVAAILDALDGRIARALKATSKMGEEIDSLADAVNFGVAPAFIVYGTLLSKSEVGWIVVLVYAVCIVLRLARFNAMLDVDKPDYEKKYFVGMPAPAGAIGAIGPLAAKMQFGDGWWTSEPAVVIWMLGVSALVVSTIPMRKIHTFSVPPNMVAPLLAFVAIGVAAAILYGYLVILIIIAAYVLHIPFAIRTRRFLAAHPEVWDDKPRQQRAARRAIRRAQPHRRSVMRLGLRRPGSRHD, encoded by the coding sequence ATGATCCGGCCCCGCATCAAGCGCTCCGTCGTCAGCCTGCGCATCCTGCCCAGCGCGATGACGGTTGCCGCGATCTGCCTGGGGCTGAGTGCGGTCAAGATGGCGCTGGACGACCGGCCGACCGAGGCGATGGCGTTTCTGGCGGTCGCCGCGATACTCGACGCGCTCGACGGCCGCATCGCGCGCGCCCTGAAGGCGACGTCGAAGATGGGCGAGGAGATCGATTCACTCGCCGACGCCGTGAACTTCGGCGTCGCACCGGCTTTCATCGTGTACGGCACGCTGCTGTCGAAATCGGAGGTCGGTTGGATCGTGGTGCTGGTGTACGCGGTGTGCATCGTGCTGCGCCTGGCCAGGTTCAACGCGATGCTCGACGTCGACAAACCGGACTACGAGAAGAAGTACTTCGTGGGTATGCCCGCGCCGGCAGGTGCGATCGGCGCGATCGGTCCGCTGGCCGCCAAGATGCAGTTCGGCGACGGCTGGTGGACCTCCGAACCCGCCGTCGTCATCTGGATGCTCGGCGTCTCGGCGCTGGTGGTCAGCACGATCCCAATGCGCAAGATCCACACGTTCTCGGTGCCGCCCAACATGGTCGCGCCGCTGCTGGCGTTCGTGGCGATCGGCGTGGCCGCCGCGATCCTCTACGGCTACCTGGTGATCCTGATCATCATCGCCGCCTACGTCCTACACATCCCGTTCGCCATCCGCACCCGCCGGTTCCTGGCAGCGCACCCCGAAGTCTGGGACGACAAACCACGCCAGCAGCGTGCCGCCCGGCGGGCCATCCGCCGGGCCCAGCCGCACCGCCGGTCGGTGATGCGACTGGGACTGCGCAGACCCGGCTCCCGACATGACTGA
- the ftsH3 gene encoding AAA+ family ATPase has product MTELQSDRPAPRAHLTLTARLNTSALDSRRGVVRLHPEAIAALGIREWDAVSLTGSRTTAAVAAEAPTGVPTGNALLDDVTLSNAGLREDTTVLVAPVTVYGARSVTLSGSRLASQSISQATLRQALLGKVMTVGDTVSLLPRELGPDIPSSRATAALASSVGITWTSELLTVTGTDPAGPVSVQPNSAVCWADGSSGGSVAPASDAAIGQAVVTAPETSQPALSVDDLKGSQAEAQRLTEWLKLALDRPELLETLGATANLGVLVSGPAGVGKAALVRAVCADRRLVELDGPEVGSLRAEDRIARVASAVATVRDGGGVLLITDIDALLPATAEPVATLILTELRNAVATRGVAFVATSQQPDNVDARLRAPDLCDRELGLSLPDGAIRKQLLEVLLREVPAKDLDLDEIAERTPGFVVADLAALVREAALRAAARASADGEPPALVQDDLLGATTVIRPLSRSATEEVSVGSVTLDDVGDMADTKQALTEAVLWPLQHPDTFQRLGVAPPRGVLLYGPPGCGKTFVVRALASSGRLSVHAVKGAELMDKWVGSSEKAVRELFRRARDSAPSLVFLDEIDALAPRRGQSFDSGVTDRVVAALLTELDGIEPLRDVVVVGATNRPDLIDPALLRPGRLEKLVFVEPPDAEARREILRTAGKSVPLADDVDLGALAGELEGYSAADCVALLREAALTAMRRSIDAADVTAEDVAAAREAVRPSLDAAQVESLRAFSAAR; this is encoded by the coding sequence ATGACTGAACTGCAGTCCGACCGCCCGGCCCCCCGGGCGCACCTCACGCTGACCGCGCGGCTGAACACCTCGGCGCTCGACTCGCGCAGGGGTGTAGTGCGCCTGCATCCGGAAGCCATTGCCGCGCTGGGCATACGCGAATGGGATGCGGTGTCGCTGACCGGTTCGCGCACCACCGCCGCGGTGGCCGCCGAGGCACCCACCGGTGTTCCCACCGGCAACGCGCTGCTCGACGACGTCACGCTGTCCAATGCCGGGCTGCGCGAGGACACCACCGTGCTCGTCGCGCCCGTGACCGTCTACGGCGCACGATCGGTGACGCTGTCGGGCTCGCGGCTGGCCAGTCAGTCGATCTCGCAGGCCACGCTACGACAAGCGTTGCTGGGCAAGGTGATGACGGTCGGTGACACGGTGTCGCTGCTGCCGCGGGAGCTGGGACCCGACATCCCGTCCTCGCGCGCGACCGCGGCGCTTGCCTCGTCGGTCGGCATCACCTGGACCTCCGAACTGTTGACGGTGACCGGCACCGATCCCGCGGGACCTGTGAGCGTGCAACCTAATTCGGCGGTCTGCTGGGCCGACGGCTCTTCGGGCGGATCCGTCGCACCCGCTTCGGACGCTGCGATCGGCCAGGCGGTGGTGACCGCACCGGAGACATCGCAGCCGGCGCTGAGCGTCGACGACCTCAAGGGGTCTCAGGCCGAGGCGCAGCGCCTGACCGAATGGCTCAAGCTCGCGCTCGACCGGCCCGAGCTGCTTGAAACCCTGGGTGCCACGGCCAATCTGGGCGTTCTGGTGTCGGGTCCGGCCGGTGTCGGCAAGGCAGCGCTGGTGCGCGCGGTCTGCGCCGACCGGCGACTGGTCGAACTCGACGGCCCGGAGGTCGGCTCGCTACGCGCCGAGGACCGGATTGCAAGGGTGGCGTCGGCGGTGGCGACCGTCCGCGACGGCGGCGGCGTGCTGTTGATCACCGACATCGACGCGCTGCTGCCTGCCACCGCCGAACCGGTGGCCACGTTGATCCTCACCGAACTCCGCAACGCGGTCGCCACCCGCGGTGTGGCGTTCGTCGCGACGTCGCAGCAGCCAGACAACGTCGACGCCCGGTTACGCGCGCCCGACCTGTGCGACCGCGAACTCGGGCTGAGCCTGCCCGACGGCGCGATCCGCAAGCAGCTGCTCGAGGTGCTGTTGCGCGAGGTGCCCGCCAAGGACCTCGACCTCGACGAGATCGCCGAGCGCACACCGGGATTCGTGGTCGCCGACCTGGCCGCGCTGGTCCGCGAGGCGGCACTGCGGGCGGCGGCGCGCGCCAGCGCCGACGGTGAGCCGCCCGCGCTGGTCCAGGACGATCTGCTGGGCGCGACGACCGTCATCCGCCCGCTGTCACGCTCGGCCACCGAAGAGGTGTCGGTCGGCTCGGTGACGCTCGACGACGTCGGCGACATGGCCGACACCAAACAGGCGCTCACCGAGGCGGTGCTGTGGCCGCTGCAGCACCCCGACACGTTTCAGCGTCTCGGCGTGGCGCCGCCGCGCGGGGTGCTGCTCTACGGCCCACCCGGTTGCGGCAAGACGTTCGTGGTGCGGGCGCTGGCCAGTTCGGGGCGGTTGTCGGTGCACGCCGTCAAGGGTGCCGAGCTGATGGACAAATGGGTCGGCTCTTCGGAAAAGGCTGTGCGCGAACTGTTCCGGCGTGCCCGCGACTCAGCCCCGTCGCTGGTGTTCCTCGACGAGATCGACGCGCTGGCGCCGCGGCGCGGGCAGAGCTTCGACTCGGGTGTGACCGACCGCGTGGTGGCGGCGCTGCTGACCGAACTCGACGGCATCGAACCGCTACGCGACGTGGTGGTGGTCGGTGCGACGAACCGGCCCGATCTGATCGACCCGGCGCTGCTGCGTCCCGGCCGGCTGGAGAAGCTGGTGTTCGTCGAACCGCCCGACGCCGAGGCCCGTCGCGAGATCCTGCGCACGGCCGGCAAGTCCGTTCCGCTCGCCGACGATGTCGATCTCGGCGCCCTGGCCGGGGAACTCGAGGGCTACAGCGCCGCCGACTGCGTCGCGTTGTTGCGCGAGGCGGCGCTGACCGCGATGCGGCGCTCGATCGACGCCGCAGACGTCACCGCCGAGGACGTCGCGGCCGCACGCGAGGCGGTGCGCCCATCGCTGGACGCGGCGCAGGTCGAATCGCTGCGGGCGTTCTCGGCCGCTCGCTGA
- a CDS encoding protein of uncharacterised function (DUF1707): MPAIAPVVRAGDPDREKTADVLGQALAQGYLAMPEYEARLQAAFAATTRPELHELTADLPVERLRRNDPRRREARRQLARRSVQVHLAGYLAMVAIVLTVWLAVGLTAGAWYFWPVWPILGAGIGLLGHALPVRYRLAPAPCQRRHGSINPARIA, from the coding sequence ATGCCCGCCATCGCACCGGTTGTCCGCGCCGGAGACCCTGACCGGGAGAAGACGGCCGACGTACTCGGCCAGGCCCTCGCGCAGGGTTACCTCGCGATGCCGGAGTACGAGGCGCGGCTGCAGGCCGCCTTTGCCGCCACGACCCGCCCGGAATTGCACGAGCTCACCGCCGATCTGCCCGTCGAGCGCCTCAGGCGCAACGACCCCCGCCGCCGGGAAGCTCGCAGGCAGCTGGCCCGTCGCAGTGTTCAGGTCCACCTGGCCGGCTACCTGGCCATGGTCGCGATCGTGCTGACGGTGTGGTTGGCAGTCGGCCTCACCGCGGGTGCGTGGTACTTCTGGCCGGTCTGGCCGATCCTCGGCGCGGGGATCGGGTTGTTGGGCCACGCGCTTCCGGTGCGGTACCGGTTAGCGCCCGCGCCGTGCCAACGCCGTCACGGCTCGATCAACCCGGCACGAATCGCATAG
- the nreC_3 gene encoding response regulator containing a CheY-like receiver domain and an HTH DNA-binding domain, translating to MLAQPARILLADDHALVRSGLRMILDAESDLQVVAEAADGHEALAVLENTPTDLAILDIAMPRMTGLQAAREMNRLHPHVRILILSMYDNEQYFFEALKAGASGYVLKSVADRDLLEACRATLRGEPFLYAGAVTALIRDYLHRARQGDGLPDTILTPREEEVLKLIAEGYSSRDIANTLGISAKTVDRHRTNLLAKLDLQDRVALTRYAIRAGLIEP from the coding sequence ATGCTCGCGCAACCGGCTCGCATCCTGCTGGCCGACGATCACGCTCTGGTGCGCAGCGGGTTGCGGATGATCCTCGACGCCGAGTCCGACCTGCAGGTGGTGGCCGAGGCGGCCGACGGTCACGAAGCGCTGGCGGTTCTCGAGAACACCCCGACCGACCTGGCCATTCTCGACATCGCGATGCCGCGCATGACGGGCCTGCAGGCGGCGCGGGAGATGAACCGGCTGCACCCGCACGTCCGGATCCTGATCCTGTCGATGTACGACAACGAGCAGTACTTCTTCGAGGCGCTCAAGGCCGGTGCATCCGGATACGTGCTGAAATCGGTCGCCGACCGCGACCTGCTCGAGGCGTGCCGGGCCACCCTGCGTGGGGAGCCGTTCCTGTACGCGGGAGCGGTGACGGCGCTGATCCGGGACTATCTACACCGCGCACGGCAGGGCGACGGGCTGCCCGACACCATCCTCACGCCGCGAGAGGAGGAGGTGCTCAAACTCATCGCCGAGGGCTACTCCTCGCGCGACATCGCGAACACGTTGGGCATCAGCGCCAAGACCGTCGACCGGCACCGGACGAACCTGCTGGCCAAGCTCGACCTGCAGGATCGAGTTGCGTTGACCCGCTATGCGATTCGTGCCGGGTTGATCGAGCCGTGA
- the nreB_3 gene encoding GAF sensor signal transduction histidine kinase, with protein sequence MKRARTPATALFRRVFLINGLIFALGTLALALSPATVSSRIKPTEVPVLLIGLAVILTANALLLRSSLAPLDRLATSMRRVDPPRRSDRVDHSGNGDLRHLIASFNTMLDRLETERTTASASALAAQENERQRIARELHDEIGQTLTVALLLLKRAVDRAPAEIHGELADTQDAVRAGLDEVRSIARRLRPEALEDLGLHSALNSLCTDFTNATGLPVVKHIVLQADRLKPDVELVCYRVAQESLTNIARHAGATKAWLDLHTTADRLTMRIADDGVGGVVSEGAGINGMRERALLVDGDLTITSPAGEGTEVLLAIPSRRCW encoded by the coding sequence ATGAAACGGGCGCGCACGCCGGCGACCGCGCTGTTTCGGCGGGTTTTCCTGATCAACGGGCTGATCTTCGCGTTGGGCACGTTGGCCCTGGCGCTCTCACCCGCAACTGTGTCATCGCGCATCAAGCCGACCGAGGTTCCAGTGCTTCTCATCGGGTTGGCGGTCATCTTGACCGCCAACGCGCTGCTGTTGCGCTCGAGTCTCGCCCCGCTCGACCGGCTCGCGACCTCGATGCGCAGGGTCGACCCGCCGCGCCGAAGCGACCGCGTCGACCACAGCGGCAACGGCGACCTGCGCCACCTGATCGCGTCGTTCAACACGATGCTGGACCGGCTCGAAACCGAACGCACCACGGCGAGCGCGTCGGCGTTGGCCGCGCAGGAGAACGAACGCCAGCGCATCGCGCGCGAGTTGCACGACGAGATCGGTCAGACGTTGACGGTCGCGCTGTTGCTCCTCAAGCGCGCGGTGGACCGCGCACCCGCCGAGATCCACGGTGAGCTCGCCGACACCCAAGACGCTGTGCGCGCAGGCCTCGACGAGGTCCGCAGCATCGCGCGGCGCCTGCGGCCCGAGGCTCTCGAAGACCTCGGCCTGCACAGCGCGCTCAACTCGCTGTGCACCGACTTCACGAACGCGACCGGTTTACCCGTCGTCAAACACATTGTGCTGCAAGCGGATCGGCTGAAGCCCGATGTCGAGCTGGTGTGCTACCGCGTCGCTCAGGAGAGCCTGACCAACATCGCAAGGCACGCAGGAGCCACCAAGGCGTGGCTCGACCTGCACACCACCGCTGATCGGTTGACGATGCGCATCGCCGATGACGGCGTCGGCGGGGTGGTCAGCGAGGGGGCCGGGATCAACGGCATGCGTGAGCGCGCACTGCTGGTCGACGGCGACCTGACGATCACCTCACCGGCCGGTGAGGGCACCGAGGTGCTGCTGGCGATCCCGTCGCGGCGGTGCTGGTGA